GTAACTCGCtgtccagctctgcctccctgcccaCCACCAAACCAGGAGGCATCGCAAATGATTCATGCAAAACCGCCTTTGTGTTTCTCGAAGGATGTGACTGCAATCACCTTTTGATTCTCCAatccccttttcttcttttccttttcttcccaaccCAGAAATGCCCATGCGCAGTCTGAGGGGTGAGCAAGGTCCCCCTGGTGAGCCTGGACCAAGAGGGCCACCTGGGCCACCAGGATTACCGGGCCACGGTGTGCCAGGAGCCAAAGGAAAACCAGGCCCGCAAGGATATCCAGGAATTGGGAAGCCAGGTTTGCCAGGAATGCCAGGGAAGCCGGGGGTCATGGGGCCCCCAGGGCCGAGAGGGGAGATGGGGCCAAAGGGGGAGATCGGGCCTATGGGGATACCCGGGCCGCAAGGACCACCAGGGCCACACGGGCTTCCTGGCATAGGGAAAGCGGGTGctccagggctgcagggacagcCGGGGCTGAAGGGTGAGCCTGGGATGAAGGGGCCTCCGGGAGCTCCTGGGATTCCAGGGCCAAAAGGGGAGAAGGGCGTGGGGATCCCAGGATTGCCAGGGCTGAAGGGTCCGCCTGGACTGCCAGGCCCCCCCGGCCCCGTGGGGCTGCCAGGGGTTGGCAAGCCAGGCATGGTTGGCTTCCCTGGCCCGCAGGGACCCTTGGGCAAACCCGGACCCCcgggggagctggggctgcaggggcccCCAGGCGCCCCTGGAATCCAAGGCCCTCCTGGCCTGCCTGGAGTTGGCAAACCTGGCCAGGATGGCATCCCCGGCCAGCCTGGCTTCCCGGGTGGCAAAGGGGAGCAGGGCCTGCCAGGCCTGCCCGGGCCCCCCGGCCTCCCTGGGGTTGGGAAGCCAGGCTTTCCCGGGCCCAAAGGCGAGCGCGGAGTAGGTGGCCTGCCCGGGCCCCTGGGGCCAAAGGGGGAGAAGGGGCATGCGGGGCCACCTGGCATGGGGGGGCCCCCGGGGGAGCCAGGCCAGCCGGGGCTGCCAGGCATCATGGGCCCCCCAGGGGCCGCGGGCTTCCCAGGACCCAAAGGAGAAGGAGGCGCCGTTGGGCCACCAGGACCGGTGGGTCCCAAGGGTGAACCTGGCCTGCAGGGGTTCCCGGGAAAGCCAGGCTTCCCTGGGGAAGTGGGGCCCCCCGGGCTGCGCGGGCTGCCAGGCCCCACAGGGCCCAAGGGGGAGGCTGGACACAAAGGCCTGCCGGGGCTGCCAGGTGTCCCAGGGCTCGTGGGGCCAAAGGGCGAGCCGGGGCTCCCCGGTGCCCAGGGTCTTCAGGGCCCCTCGGGCATCCCGGGCATTGCGGGACCCAGCGGTCCCATCGGCCCCCCAGGGCTGCCGGGGGCTAAGGGGGAGCCCGGCATGCCCGGACCCCCCGGCTTCCCTGGCGTAGGCAAGCCCGGTgcggcagggctgcagggacctCCAGGGAAGCCCGGAGCCCTCGGTCCCCCTGGCCAGCCCGGACTCCAGGGGCCACCCGGCCCTCCCGGGCCCCCGGGTCCCCCGGTCATGATCCCACCCACTCCACCGGCCGTGGGACAGTACCTGCCCGAGGTGAGGCCGGGGATAGAGGGCCTCAAGCCCCCCTACGGCTACAAGGGCAAGAAAGGCAAGGCTGGCGGTGCCGTCTACGAGATGCCGGCATTCACGGCAGAGCTCCTCACCCCCTTCCCCCGGGTCGGGGTGCCCGTGAAGTTCGACAAGCTCCTCTACAACGGCCGGCAGAACTACAACCCTCAGACGGGGATCTTCACCTGCGAGATCCCCGGCATCTACTACTTCGCTTACCACGTGCACTGTAAAGGGGCCAACGTCTGGGTGGCGCTGTTCAAGAACAACGAGCCGCTCATGTACACCTACGACGAGTACAAGAAGGGCTTCCTGGACCAGGCTTCGGGCAGCGCCGTTGTCCCGCTGATGCACGGAGACAAGGTTTACGTTCAGATGCCATCCGAGCAGGCGGCAGGACTCTATGCCGGGCAGTACGTTCATTCGTCTTTTTCAGGATATTTATTGTATCCCatgtaaaacaaaaaccagacacacacacacacacacacacacacacacacacacagagtcaaaACCTTTCTTCTCTACTTCAAACTTTTATACTATGAAAGATGCATTTTATGACTGTTACAGACCAtcttgtacaaaaaaaaaaaaacaaaaacgaAGTTTAACATTATGCACAGGtagttataaaaataataattaaaaaaaaaaggtgtggtGAACATATCTACAGATGTTTATCAGGTTCAGAAGCAGTATTTTGCACCCGAGGGGGACATATTAGCTGTACGCTATATATTTCTGTGATGCCACGCTTACTTCATTTCATCCACAATAATTCAGTGCTAAGGTTCAGATCAGTGTGTATCACTCACTCCTGTCGTGTGTTTCACTGATTGTAATTACAAGATAAAAACCGGTGACTTAAACCAGAATAGGTCAGTCTCAAATTATATGGAAAAATTTGAATGGCTTTTTATCTGTTTGGGTgagtgggttttgggggggagggggggttgaCAGCAGGTCTGCCTGACAAGCAtaggtctcttagctgaggacCTTTACTTCCCTTCCCCCCACATAAAATATTCCAGCAAGTGTGTTTTTACTGAATGATTTATTTATGATGGAAAAGCAGTATTGATGGTGTGACTATTCCTTGGGGGGCCTCCTCCAGCAGTCACCGGACCCAGAATGTACCCGCTGATGCCAGCAGGCGCTGGGTTCacctcccagtgctgcagcactcGAAGAGCCTCCATCTGCACTTGTACAGTTGAAGTAGCTGGGGTAGATCAGAGACAAAACTGAGGGGTTCCCCATTTGCTTTGTGCCACATGATGGAGACATTTTGACCAGCACACAGCAATGCAGAGGGGCAGGTATAAATTTGCTCAGATTTCTGTGTTTGTGGTAAGAACCTGCATCTGTCTGGCTTGTCAGAAGAGACACCTGTTCTGCCACTCAACACAAGTTAAATCAGTTTCTTCTTCAATGACTAGGCAAAGCAGAAGTAGCGCTGCTTGTTAATTAACTTTTAGGTTGTTGTTTGAGATCAACCAGTAACTTTACCAGCAGTACTGATCATGCAGATTTATCCAAGAACTTCGTTTTATGTAGAAGCTGATTTCCCACCCTTATTTATATGCTACCTGTTGCCAAGGAGAACCTGCAGGCCTCCATCTTTTCTGTACATGAGGAGAGCAACTTCCCTGTGAGAGCTATCTGCTCATCAATGGTGCTAATCTCACCTCCGAAGTATTTGCTTCCAAAGGGCAGGGTGCTTTGCTGTGGTTCCCTGTGCGGTGCTGCACATCACACACTGTTAATGCTAGCTGAGCGAGTTCAATATTCATCACTTCTTCAATGTCTTTAGCTAACGCTACCGCTTTTGATTCAAAAATGAACTAGATTTTTCATGCAGAACTAAGATTGGATTTAACTGGCATTACCATTATTTAAATGCAGAGTTTAATGCAGTCTAACATTGACTAAGGACTCCAGTGATATAATGTGGTGCTTTATCTCAGAAATTTTATGGAACGGTGGCAGGAACGGTTGGACAGTTTACCAGGCATTGGTGACTTCAGTGTGTTCTCAGAATATGAGAGAGAtgtcaaaagcaaataattttgtatttaaaatttttgTACTGATTTGAAAAAAGATATCTTATTAAATAccttaaaaaacattaaacaaaatcCTGTTTTCATTCAGCAGAAACATTAGAAGGAACATTCAACATGCGGGAAGCCAAGAAATCAGGCAGCGTAGAGGTACACTGCTAAGGGTTTCCGATCTCCCAAAAACTCTGGCTGGCAGCCCAGGGTGGGAGACTCACACCATGACCCTGGCTCTCCCTGGGATATGGAAACAGCTTTTCCCATTACTGCTCATTCCCATTTTTCACCTGCGGCTTATACCTAGTATGAAAGCAGTATCATAGCTGTCACTGATCTACATCACTATTCAGCTGTGGCTCCATTGCTGacagaaggtagatttagatgagatactAGAAACTGTTCTTCGGTAAgagtgtggtgagacactggcagacaagctgcggctgccccatccctggcagtgttcaaggccagcctagatggggctttgagcaacctggtctagcggaaggtgtccctgcccacggcagggggttggaactggatgagctttaagtccccttccaatccaaacagTTCTGTTATTCAGTGTGTAAATTATAACCCATGGTGGGGCTCCCCGAGTCTCACCTCAGACAGGCATTTCCTCCAGGCTGGCGAACTCCTAAACTGTCAGTACTAAAATGAAGGTATTGCACACCTACTTGTGTCAGGTAATCCTTTTCTAAACCTTCCTTAGACTCCCTGAAGCTGCTGGCtaagcagctccctgctccccagtaTCTCAGTTTTACTgtacagagagagagaaaacaaaacatgagtGAAGTATCACAGTCAGTGTCTCCCACTTTCTATCTAAAGTGTTTTCACCACACACCATCTTCCTAGTTGAACATCTTTTATTTTAGCAATCCCCTGGAAGTCCCCCATAAGACAggcaagattaaaaaaaaacatgaaaaactgaaatcagGAGGATGCTGCTCTGGATCATACCCACAAAAATCTATGTCCCAGCCTCACttttgctcagcctggagcGAGCTCTCTACCTGCAGTACGGCTCAGACGACCTCAGTTCAAACATCTTCAGCTCTGTTTGCTTTACTAAGCACCAAAGCTTGTTCTGAAACTCAACCTGTATCTGACAACACTCTGTGTACTTTACACACCATTAATAATGGGGCTGGGCATGCCTGCGCATCATTGCACATGCAGAGCGTGCTGACCCTGCAAAAATAAGCCTGAGGGCACTGTCTTTAACACAGTTTATTCAcaggaaaataatctttttccaTTTGTAGCGTTCAAAATTTCACACAAAACGACTGCAAGTGTCTTCAAAATACAGCTGGCActttaaaagcatataaaaCTTAAGACAAATGGTAAATAAAGTAAGTATTTACCGATACCAGAAAGAGATGTTGGGTTTCCTAGGTTCTTAAAAATCAGACTCCATTTAAAAGTTATACCACCTCCCAGGGCATTGTTAAAAAGTATAGCCCAGGAAACGAGGTACCACACACTCATAATTAGACACCAAAGTTCTATATTATTATCACCAATACAGTAACTAGAAACGTCATTTATCATGTCTTTCAGGCACTCTCAGGTTCATATTTAGTGCAATAGTCTTCAACCTTCCTTTTTAAGTCAGCTCTCAGTACTTCCCTTAATTattacagcaaaagaaaaaacactttcctgatagaaagcaaacaaaaaaaccataAAAGTCTGAGCCGAAGCAAGCTTTCAGCTGACACCCGCCATCCTGCTTGTTCTGGGCATACTCCGCTACCTTACAGATGGGTCTTTACTACGGTGCAGCGTTTCAAGCAGGGTGGCAGATAAAATGCaggagcacctctgctgaagGTGCTGCCATCTCTGACCTCAGCAAGCTGCTGGGGAACAGGACACAAGAAGAAGGGATGAGAGCACCTGACTTTGCAGTtgatacaggaagaaaatggaCAGGAGGTACTAGGTACCTATACAGTTACACTGTTACCACTCACGgaaacagagctggcagcaccTTGACATTCAAAATCGGCAGCTTTGCAGATGATGATGTGATTAAAAACAAAGGGGAGCTGTTAAAGGGAAGTTTCAGTGCAGAGATTTCACTTTCAAGAATGACACAACTAGAAAAACAGAACCTTAATAGCAGCTCACTCTCAGAAAAGATCTAAGTTTCTGGAATTAGTATTATTGCTTTTTCCAAAAAGTCCCAAGGCAAGTCTTTCGTTCTGCAAAGTGCCTGTGGAAACACATGCCTGGATAGAATAGGCACCATCATCTGTGAAACACTCACATAGCTATTCCTGCCTAAGTGAAGCTGATGGAAGAGCCACTGCCATCCTCAAGGCAGTGTAGCAGAAACAACGTGAAGCAGGTGATGAAGCAGGGTTGGAGTACACAGAATCTTACCAAAACATCTTACAGGAGGGAAAATTAATCACTTGGGTTGCTGCTTCTTATTGAAGAAAAAGCTACTGGCCTGCAAGCTGTGCTTTCCAAAGCCCTAGTGCCCAGTGGTTTAGCAACAGTTCCGGCTCTTGCCTCAGCCCCGAGTGAACAGTTAGGCTGTAAATGCTCCCCAGCCACCCAGAACAGTAACCTTGGCATACATGGACTTGACAcccctgcaggagcacaggagTAGGGGGAAaacatccctgggagtgttgcTTCATTTCCAAAATGTCAGTCATACAAACGGGGAGGCTTATTAAGAATAAATACGATAAAAAGGGGCAGTTGATAGGGATAAATGCTTGTGGACAGCATGTTAAATGTGTTGAGAATacaaaaacattattaaaaagcCCCGagcaaacaaccaaccaaccaacaacaaaccaacaaaattgTTAGGGAGACAAAAAAAGCTGACATGgcaaaaaaagagcaaaggagCCTAAGTAAAAAGTTTGGGGAACACCATTTTCTTGCCATGAAGCCTTTTTTCCAATTACTTTCCTTGGATTCTAATTATAGCAGAACAAAACCCAGTTGCGtcccttcccccccaaaaaaagaaaagcagaaagcctcCTAGGAAAATTAGAAGGAATCAAGTTTACATTAGTTGGAAGAATCTCTCTGGAGAGGCAATATAGCATAGAAAATACGCACATCCTCAAAAGCTCCGTGCCCACCTGCTACTGGGGACAGGGGTTGCAGAAGCAGAGGGGAACAGCAACGCCATCACAAGAATGATGGACTATGGGGAGAGGGCAAATTCCACAGCTCTCCTGGACAAAATCCTCATAGCATACAGAAAGACATGGATGTGGCTGGATCCACGGCTGCAGCCCATCCCAGAGCTGGGGTGGGGCACATCTTGATGGGCAAGAGGCAGCCCTCCACTTCTGCCTGGCTCTGTTCTCAACAGCCTGAGATGTGCCAAGGACTTCTACACAGAGAGAGCTCACACAACACCACGACCTCTGCAAAAAGCGTTTcatatgcattttctttcctgtggaaTTACTATGTCAGGAGTCCAAATCACTGCAGTGACAAAAACCTTTTTAATGAACTAAAATTGCCATGAGAAATAAATGCTGGTGGAGGCAGAGGCGTAGCATCACTTTTTGTGAATGCAAAACCCTACTTGTTtctattcagatttttttttagcaacTATCTCCTCAAATCCCAGAAAtatgaatgtaaaaaaaaaaaaaacaaaaaaaaaaaaaaacacaaaaaaaccccaccaaaacccaagtAAGAACCCTTCTGTCACAGGGGGAAGAAATTCTGGTTTCCTCCATTTCCAATTCTGGTTTCCCCCATTtccagcaccacagccccagACTGCTCCCCTCCGCTCCATGCCCTTGCCCTGGGCATGGCTGGACAAGCGGTCACCCCCTGCAGCaccacctgcagcagctgggccCAAAGGACACACATCCAGCTCGCAGGACACCATGGCACAGCCTGACACTTGCTGGGGACATGTCTGCGTCCTTCCCCAACCCTTAATACAAGATTCTTATGACATTCAAAGTTATTTCAGGTATGCCCCTTTTGCATGAAAGGGTCCAAAGCTCAGAAGTCATTAGGTGAAAGCACAAACCTCTTCCTCTTTGGCTGTAGCTACCCCCCAGATCACACTGCCCTCACTGATTCCCAAACAGCAGAGCCAAGGAGCTGAAGCTGGACATAACTACAGGCACATGGGGGTTTTAAATACCTATTTAAATACCTACATATCATTCtgcaagagaaacaggaaaaaagaaagatggctCTTTGGTCACTTCAGAGCTTATTCCTCTAGGttgctgcagcaaagaaactGCATTTGGTACTCTTGTAACCCTCagcttctaggaaaaaaaacactgtgCTCTTGACCTGCTAGAGGTTTGTATTAATCTCTTATTTAGACTGATCCTAAAAGTACTAAAACTCTCtctataattttattaaaaagcagcaaagttttTCTACCAACTTTAAagatgtctgttttctttttgaagtggACTTCATTGTACTTTCTTCAGGTGTGATTGATCAAGATAACACAAGATCTGCAAATCTTAcacaattagaaaaaaataacgCACCGTTTGAGAGAATTGGAACAACGCATTGCTTGTTCTGCTATAACAGCTGTCAAGAGCATTTCCAGGCAGATTTAACTTACTCAGCTGGCTTGTCTGAGACCAGCCAATACAGGAAACAAATGTCCCATCACATGTTTCAATTAAAAAGCACTAAATGATTTAGTTCAGCCGCATCCTTTAAACCTAAATGTCAAGACAGGAGAGGTAAACAGAAGCCAAGTGATAATTCAGCTGAGGCACACCTTGGTATTCCCAAGCACACTCTATTTCAAAAATGGAAACATTCATTGCTCAAATTGGTGCATTTCAAAGGTGGAAGCACATTACAGCATCTGCAAAAGGAGACTGTACTGGTCTGGAAAAATACACCTTGATTCTTGGGAAGCAAACAGGAAATACAAAAGATCCTGTCCTAGAGATCTAGGAATCCAACAAGCATTGGCTCCAAATTTAAACTCAGGCATGAACACCTGTGTCGCAGCCCACATTTCCACTGTAGTCTGGGGGAAGCTGTTAGGACAACTCTTCAGTCTTCATACACCCTCTTTTCCAAGTCACAAACTGCAAAATTTAGTGGATGCTCAGGATGAGGAGTATGATTTTCCATAAACTGGTTACACCACAAACACTGTCAGTACCAACACGTCCATGAACGGGGCCGAAGGGTCTCCATCTTTGGCAAAGGCAGACCGCTCTTCAGAGCTGATGGCCAGTGAAGAAGTTGTGGCTTCTTTGCTGAAGAGGGACATCCCCTCCTCAGGAGTAGGGCAGACCAAAACCTGCACACTCTGTGTGTTCCCCCTTCTCCCAGATACACAGTAAGGATTTATAGGCATcgctttaaagccattttcataCTACAGGAGAGACATTCAAGACTTTACATCCATCTACTAattaaacactgtttttttcagttttgacaGGGTAACTCTTGGAGGACAACATCAGAAACAAAAGTATTCCAGAGAAGTAACTGTTCGTAAAGAGTTCGTGCTGATAAATAAGTGATATGCATCACATTTTTATATATCCCTGATACTTTCAGCTGAAAGTTTCATGGTTTTCCCATTATTAGACAGCTTCACAGAAATTCAGTTAACTCTTTGCAAGTCTTTTACCCTTGGGCTTAGAAGAAGATTCTGCCTTAGTGaggtttctgtgtttcttttaaacagtAAACAGTTATGCtgcacttaaaaaataaaaatgtcatacaaaaaatatatattttttttaaatcttgaaaATAGTGA
This Lathamus discolor isolate bLatDis1 chromosome 4, bLatDis1.hap1, whole genome shotgun sequence DNA region includes the following protein-coding sequences:
- the COL8A1 gene encoding collagen alpha-1(VIII) chain isoform X1, encoding MVMAVLLFPVQLLAVAVTIYLELVRSAQGGAYYGIKQLPPQVPQYQPLGQQVPHIPLGKEGIPMQHMGKEMPHMQYGKEYPHLPQYMKEVPQMPLLGKDMAPKKEKEMPMRSLRGEQGPPGEPGPRGPPGPPGLPGHGVPGAKGKPGPQGYPGIGKPGLPGMPGKPGVMGPPGPRGEMGPKGEIGPMGIPGPQGPPGPHGLPGIGKAGAPGLQGQPGLKGEPGMKGPPGAPGIPGPKGEKGVGIPGLPGLKGPPGLPGPPGPVGLPGVGKPGMVGFPGPQGPLGKPGPPGELGLQGPPGAPGIQGPPGLPGVGKPGQDGIPGQPGFPGGKGEQGLPGLPGPPGLPGVGKPGFPGPKGERGVGGLPGPLGPKGEKGHAGPPGMGGPPGEPGQPGLPGIMGPPGAAGFPGPKGEGGAVGPPGPVGPKGEPGLQGFPGKPGFPGEVGPPGLRGLPGPTGPKGEAGHKGLPGLPGVPGLVGPKGEPGLPGAQGLQGPSGIPGIAGPSGPIGPPGLPGAKGEPGMPGPPGFPGVGKPGAAGLQGPPGKPGALGPPGQPGLQGPPGPPGPPGPPVMIPPTPPAVGQYLPEVRPGIEGLKPPYGYKGKKGKAGGAVYEMPAFTAELLTPFPRVGVPVKFDKLLYNGRQNYNPQTGIFTCEIPGIYYFAYHVHCKGANVWVALFKNNEPLMYTYDEYKKGFLDQASGSAVVPLMHGDKVYVQMPSEQAAGLYAGQYVHSSFSGYLLYPM
- the COL8A1 gene encoding collagen alpha-1(VIII) chain isoform X2 codes for the protein MAVLLFPVQLLAVAVTIYLELVRSAQGGAYYGIKQLPPQVPQYQPLGQQVPHIPLGKEGIPMQHMGKEMPHMQYGKEYPHLPQYMKEVPQMPLLGKDMAPKKEKEMPMRSLRGEQGPPGEPGPRGPPGPPGLPGHGVPGAKGKPGPQGYPGIGKPGLPGMPGKPGVMGPPGPRGEMGPKGEIGPMGIPGPQGPPGPHGLPGIGKAGAPGLQGQPGLKGEPGMKGPPGAPGIPGPKGEKGVGIPGLPGLKGPPGLPGPPGPVGLPGVGKPGMVGFPGPQGPLGKPGPPGELGLQGPPGAPGIQGPPGLPGVGKPGQDGIPGQPGFPGGKGEQGLPGLPGPPGLPGVGKPGFPGPKGERGVGGLPGPLGPKGEKGHAGPPGMGGPPGEPGQPGLPGIMGPPGAAGFPGPKGEGGAVGPPGPVGPKGEPGLQGFPGKPGFPGEVGPPGLRGLPGPTGPKGEAGHKGLPGLPGVPGLVGPKGEPGLPGAQGLQGPSGIPGIAGPSGPIGPPGLPGAKGEPGMPGPPGFPGVGKPGAAGLQGPPGKPGALGPPGQPGLQGPPGPPGPPGPPVMIPPTPPAVGQYLPEVRPGIEGLKPPYGYKGKKGKAGGAVYEMPAFTAELLTPFPRVGVPVKFDKLLYNGRQNYNPQTGIFTCEIPGIYYFAYHVHCKGANVWVALFKNNEPLMYTYDEYKKGFLDQASGSAVVPLMHGDKVYVQMPSEQAAGLYAGQYVHSSFSGYLLYPM